ACCGGATTAACTAGCCCGGTAGAGATTACGAATGTCAATGACAGCCGGATATTCGTTGTTCAGCAGAACGGTATGATAAAGATTATCCAACCCAATGGAGCCATTAATCCGACTAACTTTCTGAATATTTCATCAAAAATTCTATATGGAGGGGAAAGAGGACTTTTAGGACTAGCCTTCCATCCACAATACTCAACCAATGGGTATTTTTTTGTGTATTACAATAACACAGCAGGAAATGTTGTAACCGCAAGGTATAAAGTAAGCACCACAGATCCCAATGTAGCAGATCCCAATTCTGAAAAAATCCTACTGAACATTCCCAAACCATTTGCCAACCATAATGGAGGAAGTATTCATTTTGCTCCTGATGGAAAGCTATGGATCATAACAGGAGATGGAGGAAGTAGTGGTGATCCCAATAATAATGCTCAAAACAAGAATTCTCTTCTCGGAAAGATGCTGAGAATAGATGTGGATGCTGCAGATCCGGTTCCATATAATATCCCTTCTGACAATCCTTTTGCAGGAGCAGGAGTTGATGGAGCAGATGAAATTTGGGCATACGGACTTCGAAATGCCTGGAAATTTTCATTTGATCTTTCCACAGGAAATGCTATGATTGCCGACGTAGGCCAGGGAGCTATTGAAGAAATCAACAAAATGCCTATCACACAGGCCGGGATCAATTATGGATGGCGCTGCTATGAAGGAAATAATGCTTATAACACTACAACAGGATGCCCAGCTCAGTCATCAATGACATTTCCTATCGCTGTCTACGATCATTCCGGAGGCAAATGTTCCATCACGGGTGGTTATGTGTACAGAGGAACTCAATATCCTTCACTTCAGGGAAAATATTTCTTTGCAGACTACTGTTCCAATCAAATTGGTATTCTGGGTACTGATAATTCTATCACATGGACAGCTGCCTACAGCGGAAACGGTTTCTCCTCCTTTGGACAAGATTCTCAAAAAGAACTTTATGTAGCAGGAGTGGAGAGCGGGAAAATTTTCAAAATTACAACAGGGACATTAGGTACCAACGAAAACAATCTTTCAAATGCCCTAAAAATTTATCCTAATCCAGCCTCCAAAGAAATCTTTATTGATGGAATCAAAGATAAAAATGTGACACTGGAACTTATCAATGCAGAAGGAAGAAAAGTACTGGAAACAGATAAGATCACAAGTGGTAAAGGCATTGATATTTCCGGTTTACCTTCCGGGGTTTACTTTATCAATCTGAAATCAGGGAATTTAAAGTCTTACAGCCAGAAATTAATCATCAAGTAAACAACTGATAAAAATCTATTTGAACTTGCTATTCTAAGCTAAAAATCAAAGCCAATAAAAAGCGATTCAGTTTTGAATCGCTTTTTATTTTATATTGTCATGGAGAATATTCTCGTTTCCGGTTTATTTCTCATCATTCTGAGGTCGAAAACCATTGCTACGTTTCGGGTGAAAGCTCTCCCCGCTTCTGTAATTTTAATTTCTTTACCTGAAATCTCTACCAATCCATCATTTTCCATTTCCTTCAGCATATCTAATGCATTATCAAGTTCAGGGAAAGAATTGTCTATCGTAAAAGTCGTTTCAAGTTGACACATCAGATTTAAAATATGTCTTCTTACAATCAAATCTTCTTCATTCAGAACGTGTCCTTTCACAACAGGAATTTTACCTTCTTCCACCATCGTCTGATATTCTTCTACCGTCTTCACATTCTGGGCAAAAGCATACCAAGAATCTGAAATAGCAGACATTCCAAGTCCTACCATCAGCTGGGTATTGCTTGAAGTATACCCCATAAAATTTCTGTGAAGTTTTTTATGGATTAGAGATTGGTATAAATCATCATGCTCTAAAGAGAAGTGATCCATTCCTACCTCAATATAGCCTAAATCCTGAAGCAGTTTTTTACCATCTTCATATAAACGGCGTTTTTCTTCTCCACTTGGAAGATCATTTTCATCAAAACCTCTCTGCCCTACTCCTTTTACCCATGGAACATGAGCGTAAGAGTAAAATGCGAGTCTATCCGGCTTCAGCTCCATCGTTTTTCTGATGGTATGTTCCATTGCTTCCCAGGTTTGATGTGGAAGCCCAAATACCAAATCGTGACTGATTCCTCTGTAACCAATTTCCTTAGCCCATTCCGTTACATTTTTCACGTTTTCAAAAGGCTGAATTCTGTTGATCGCTTTCTGTACTTTAGGATCATAATCCTGAACACCGAAGCTCACTCTTCTGAAACCAAGATCATATAAAGTCTGAAGGTGTTCCTTCGTAGTATTATTCGGGTGCCCTTCAAATGAAAATTCCGGATGTTCTGCAATCTCTACAGTAGTAAAAATTCCTTCCAACAATGTTTTTAAATTTTCAGGAGAGAAAAACGTAGGAGTACCACCACCAAGGTGTAATTCCTTTAATTTTGGTTTTTCATTAAAAAGCTCCAGGTAAAGTTTCCATTCCTTTAAAACACTTTCCAGATAGGGAATTTCAACACTATGTTGTTTGGTAATACGCTTATGACATGCACAGAATGTACATAACGCCTCGCAGAAAGGCAAATGAATATAAATAGAAATCCCCTCCTCTGCATTCGTTTCATGAAATGACCTGATTACGCTCTCCTTCCATCCTTCTGGTGAAAATGTAGAATCATCCCAATAAGGAACGGTAGGATAAGAAGTGTAACGGGGTCCGGGGATATTATATTTATCTATTAAAGAGTTCATTTTGAAAAATAAAATTTTATAAGGTGGGGAAATTTAACATTATTAAAATTCCATCCTACAAAATTAACCATTAGTTATGAATTTTTACCTATGAATTATATTAGGTTATAGTTTAGAATGAGTCTAAATACACTATTTAAACCTGTTAGAGAAGTAATGATAAATTCTATTAGTTTCATTTATTTTTTTGATATGAATAATGAATCATTATCCCTAAAAAATAAAACTGAACCTTTTTTATGATTTAATGATAAAAATTTTATTTTATTTTCATTTCCACAATCCTATCCTTCCCCGCAAAAACCACTCTATTTTTGTCAATCCACTGACAGACATACAGTCCTTTTTCCTCAGAAATTTTCTTCCATGTTTTTCCAAAATCTGAAGAGTAACTGACATGCTGATCTCCTACTGCAACAATCTCTTTCCCTTTTGAACCTGGCTTAATTTTCACACAAGTCATATAACCTGCATTCTGACCTGAAGCCTGAATCTGCCAGGTTTCTCCGCCATCATGAGTGGTAGCAATATTATTGACATTAGCTCCCTGCTTCGTATAATCTCCACCTACTGCAATTCCAAACTGGTCATCACTGAAATCAATGGAATACATTCCCTGTGATGATTCTCCCTGAATAAATGGTGTTTTGAAAACTTCCAGTTTTTCATTCTTAAGATTCAATCTTAAGATTCTTGAAGCTTTACCCCCTGTAGCAATCCATACATATTTTTTTGTAGAAGAAATATTGGTATTACTGGCTGCAAAAGCCGCTTCACCAT
This Chryseobacterium sp. G0162 DNA region includes the following protein-coding sequences:
- a CDS encoding PQQ-dependent sugar dehydrogenase, which codes for MKNLLFTLSIFSSLILNAQSINLEEFATGLTSPVEITNVNDSRIFVVQQNGMIKIIQPNGAINPTNFLNISSKILYGGERGLLGLAFHPQYSTNGYFFVYYNNTAGNVVTARYKVSTTDPNVADPNSEKILLNIPKPFANHNGGSIHFAPDGKLWIITGDGGSSGDPNNNAQNKNSLLGKMLRIDVDAADPVPYNIPSDNPFAGAGVDGADEIWAYGLRNAWKFSFDLSTGNAMIADVGQGAIEEINKMPITQAGINYGWRCYEGNNAYNTTTGCPAQSSMTFPIAVYDHSGGKCSITGGYVYRGTQYPSLQGKYFFADYCSNQIGILGTDNSITWTAAYSGNGFSSFGQDSQKELYVAGVESGKIFKITTGTLGTNENNLSNALKIYPNPASKEIFIDGIKDKNVTLELINAEGRKVLETDKITSGKGIDISGLPSGVYFINLKSGNLKSYSQKLIIK
- a CDS encoding WD40/YVTN/BNR-like repeat-containing protein, giving the protein MKKIFSIGFLSLGMLAFSQQVESIKTIFTDKISIRALELYDHKVWYSGSDSKFGFVDLKDTKNQKQVKLSDEKLEFRTLAQDKTSFYAINIVSPGRFFRIDKKDLKSQIIFTDSAKTAFYDALHFVNDKLAYAFSDADSDQLLKLAVYKEGKWGMFKNTLKLNDGEAAFAASNTNISSTKKYVWIATGGKASRILRLNLKNEKLEVFKTPFIQGESSQGMYSIDFSDDQFGIAVGGDYTKQGANVNNIATTHDGGETWQIQASGQNAGYMTCVKIKPGSKGKEIVAVGDQHVSYSSDFGKTWKKISEEKGLYVCQWIDKNRVVFAGKDRIVEMKIK
- the hemN gene encoding oxygen-independent coproporphyrinogen III oxidase, with translation MNSLIDKYNIPGPRYTSYPTVPYWDDSTFSPEGWKESVIRSFHETNAEEGISIYIHLPFCEALCTFCACHKRITKQHSVEIPYLESVLKEWKLYLELFNEKPKLKELHLGGGTPTFFSPENLKTLLEGIFTTVEIAEHPEFSFEGHPNNTTKEHLQTLYDLGFRRVSFGVQDYDPKVQKAINRIQPFENVKNVTEWAKEIGYRGISHDLVFGLPHQTWEAMEHTIRKTMELKPDRLAFYSYAHVPWVKGVGQRGFDENDLPSGEEKRRLYEDGKKLLQDLGYIEVGMDHFSLEHDDLYQSLIHKKLHRNFMGYTSSNTQLMVGLGMSAISDSWYAFAQNVKTVEEYQTMVEEGKIPVVKGHVLNEEDLIVRRHILNLMCQLETTFTIDNSFPELDNALDMLKEMENDGLVEISGKEIKITEAGRAFTRNVAMVFDLRMMRNKPETRIFSMTI